Within Winogradskyella helgolandensis, the genomic segment TTTTATTAAACTTACAACAGGATTCCGAATTTCAGAAATAAGTCGAGGCACAAAAAAATGTATAACTAAGAACCCAAAAATTAGTGTAACTATTGAAGCACGTTTTAAGAGTTTTACACGTTTCTTAGACAGCATAATTAGTCTTCATCAAATACTACACTCTGATATGCACCAGCGTCTGGGGAAGCAGTTCTGTTTTTATCTAAAATATCATAAGGCACTTGAGCCGCAAAAGTAGATAGTCCGATGCCATTTGCTCCAGAATCGTCACCAATTCGCATCATATTCTCAGAAGTATTTTCAAAATAGGGCTGTTCATTAAATACATTGCCCAAATAAAATGATTCGTCTTCAAAATCATAATTACCACTACCGGAAAGTTCGTTATTATTGAATCTTAATAAGCAATTTGTAAATTTAAAATTAAATTCATCTCCTTCATTTTCAAGTAAAAATTCAGGATTATCATTACCATAAATAATACAATTATTAAAATTGGCTTCTATTAATACATTTGTGAAAACAGTGTTGTTTTCGTCAAGAACATAATCGTTTATGAGTAGGGCAGGATACTGTCTAAAACTACTATTCCAATAATTCGCAATGGTAGAATGGGTCACGTTGTATTTTCCACCATACGTTGCCGCAAATGAAGATTGACCTGCATTATTAATAACTAGATTTTCTGCGCTTATAGATGTAGCTCGTCCTAATATTCCAAAACTACTGACATTATAAATTTGAGAATTCCTTATCGTTAATTTATCGCTTGGTGCATCTTGGTTTCCTTCAGACAATATACCAATGGTAGCATTTTTAATCGTAGCATAATTAATAGTATTATTTTCACTGCCGTTATACAACCAAATGGTTCCCCACTGTCCTGGGATATCCTCGTATAGTGGCTCTAGGCGATCACCTTCTAGAATCACTTCATTTTCTAAAGTCTCTTGGTCAGGACTTAATGTACCATTAATATTCAGTGAGCCGTTATTTGTGACAATAATTCCAGAATCCGCATGAAAGTGCACCCGTGCGCCCGCTTCCATGGTTAAAATTTTTCCAGCTCCAACACCTGCATAACCGTAAATAACATAGGGTTTTTCGTTTGTAAATGTTAATTCATCATCAGCAAGAAAACGACCTTCTAATGTGGTTTCGTCTGGTGTACCATCACCATCAACATCAAAACTTAGGGTTTCAACGATACCTGTGGTGTCATCTTTACTTGGGTATATAAAAACAGCGTCTTTTACTAAGGTAACCACATCAACGTCTTGTTGATTATTTCCAGAATCGAATAGAATTTTGTCGGTATATAAAAACTGATTTTCTAAAGCTCCTAAAGTTGAAATATTAATAGTGGTTTCTATAAAAATGAATAAACTATCCTTAGCTAATAACTCTACATCTTCAAAGAATTTACCTTCTTGAGCACCTTCTAATCCTGTAGTGCCATCGATATTCATTCTATAACGTGAATTCACGCCATTCTCGAATTGTATGGTCGGAATTACAATATCATCATCACTACGATTATACACTTTAAGATTGTAGGTGCTAGAGCCAATGTTGGTAAAAACAGTATCTAAGTAAATGGTGTCTTGGGCAAAACCAAGGTTTCCTTTGCTTGGTGTAAATTCAAAATCGTTACGACAAGAACTCCAAAATAGTAAAATTCCAAAACAAAGTAACAATGATAGCAATCGCTTCATAAGTGATAAATATAATTAAGGCTTAAAAATATAACTTTTGAAGTTAGGATTTATTATAGTTACCTATAAATATATGAAGATTGTCATTCCTGTCTTCTCAGGATTGAGAGTGGTTAATCTTTATTTTTCTTAACGCTCTTGTCTCCATATTCTTCTAAAAGTATTAAGAATAGCTGACTACTTACCACTAATTCTTCTAAGAATTGCATCTTATTCTCTTCTTTAAGTAATTTAGAACTCATTTGCTTAGCCTCGCAAAAATCAAAAAAGAGGTATTTTTTGTCTTTTGGAATCTTTAAATTATCAGTAATTAATTGTGTGTTGAAAAAGGAACTCTTACTAAATAGGGAATCCATTTGTGTATAGGTAATTGGTTGGTAGGTTGGTGCAATGTATTTGTCTTTCTTTTTAAGAAGATCAGCAACTAAGCCAATAATAGCAAAAATATCTGGACCGTAAGTGGCTCCTGCAGGTTTGTATTTTTCTGGATGATTTTTTATGTCTTCCTGAATTATATTTTTAAGTTCAATATTATAGGTTTCTTCTACAAATACAAGTTCTTCAGGTGCTGCTTTTACTTCAACTTCGTCAAGTTCTGTTAATATTTCTTTGAGCTCAAAAACGGCAGTGCCTTCAAAATGACTTTCGTTTAATATTACGGCTTTTGGGTGGTAAAATAAGGATTCGAAAAGAATCGTGTCATTTACAGCAGCATTGATGGTAAAGTCTCCATTTTTATTTGTTACCGTTACACGATTTTGAGTGTCATTAAAGACTTTTATATTTTCTATGGTTGTTTTGGAATTATAAACTTTACCTGTTAATATCTGGGCATTTAGCGTAAAAGGCAAGCTTAACAAAAAGATTAAAAGGATAAATAGACGCATGGTTGATTTGATTGATGCGTTAAAGTAAAGTGATTAAGTTGAAAGGAATCTGGGTTTTAAATAAACTTTAACCTAATGAAATGTTAATTGAAAAGTTCAGCTATTTTTGGAATTATACGCGTAGGTCGCTGTGTGCCATTGTCAATCAAACACCATTTTGCCTTAGACTTTACAATTAACTGATTGGTTTTAGCATTGATAATTTCAACATACCTTGTGGTAGAAACGGCTTCAATTTTTGGTACATAAGTTTTTAGAAGTAACTTATCTCCTAATAACGCCTGATTTTTATATTCAATAAAATGATTGACCAAAAACCATGAGTAGGTTTCTAAAATATCTTTTGTGGCATAAGCCAACCAATGATCTTTTGCAATATCTTGAATCCATTGCACATAACGTACATTATTAACATGATTAAGATCGTCTATGTCATCTTCAGAAACTATTATGGTTTTTTCGAATATTTGCATAATAGTATATTACTGTTTCATTATTTTAACCTCAAAAATCTTGTCCCAATTTTTTCCTGTTACAAAAATAGTTTTGCGTTCT encodes:
- a CDS encoding right-handed parallel beta-helix repeat-containing protein, with amino-acid sequence MKRLLSLLLCFGILLFWSSCRNDFEFTPSKGNLGFAQDTIYLDTVFTNIGSSTYNLKVYNRSDDDIVIPTIQFENGVNSRYRMNIDGTTGLEGAQEGKFFEDVELLAKDSLFIFIETTINISTLGALENQFLYTDKILFDSGNNQQDVDVVTLVKDAVFIYPSKDDTTGIVETLSFDVDGDGTPDETTLEGRFLADDELTFTNEKPYVIYGYAGVGAGKILTMEAGARVHFHADSGIIVTNNGSLNINGTLSPDQETLENEVILEGDRLEPLYEDIPGQWGTIWLYNGSENNTINYATIKNATIGILSEGNQDAPSDKLTIRNSQIYNVSSFGILGRATSISAENLVINNAGQSSFAATYGGKYNVTHSTIANYWNSSFRQYPALLINDYVLDENNTVFTNVLIEANFNNCIIYGNDNPEFLLENEGDEFNFKFTNCLLRFNNNELSGSGNYDFEDESFYLGNVFNEQPYFENTSENMMRIGDDSGANGIGLSTFAAQVPYDILDKNRTASPDAGAYQSVVFDED
- a CDS encoding peptidase associated/transthyretin-like domain-containing protein, giving the protein MRLFILLIFLLSLPFTLNAQILTGKVYNSKTTIENIKVFNDTQNRVTVTNKNGDFTINAAVNDTILFESLFYHPKAVILNESHFEGTAVFELKEILTELDEVEVKAAPEELVFVEETYNIELKNIIQEDIKNHPEKYKPAGATYGPDIFAIIGLVADLLKKKDKYIAPTYQPITYTQMDSLFSKSSFFNTQLITDNLKIPKDKKYLFFDFCEAKQMSSKLLKEENKMQFLEELVVSSQLFLILLEEYGDKSVKKNKD
- a CDS encoding acyl-CoA thioesterase — encoded protein: MQIFEKTIIVSEDDIDDLNHVNNVRYVQWIQDIAKDHWLAYATKDILETYSWFLVNHFIEYKNQALLGDKLLLKTYVPKIEAVSTTRYVEIINAKTNQLIVKSKAKWCLIDNGTQRPTRIIPKIAELFN